One genomic segment of Chitinophaga sancti includes these proteins:
- a CDS encoding FecR family protein: MMIENHEHIYQLLLEKRNGTISEADDAWVAGLIDSHEEIALMWRALKHSYITPGEEAFWYQIDENAAWKNVKSQLTVPGKKVHMNRTLLMAAVITALVALAISAVWRSGIWQKDTPLPLATANNPVGTVPGLQLQLANGSTVALPYNQARQQITAGDVQLSAGAKQLQYTASGNMGEGFNTLTVPPKMDYKLALSDGTEVWLNATSKLRFPFAFNGDKREVYLEGEGYFNVAKKDGQPFIVHTAHTDITVLGTTFNVNAYNKDVTTTSLVTGKVLTKSGNEEVTLKPGQQVAYNTSNKYSVDNFDADEVLAWMRGLYVFHNTSLEHIATVIERWYGVKVVFDDPSLAGKKFTGGLEKLQTLDYFLETLQIIGDVDHYYDNDILHLKLKK, translated from the coding sequence ATGATGATCGAGAATCACGAGCACATTTACCAGCTCCTTTTGGAAAAACGAAACGGTACCATCAGCGAAGCAGACGATGCCTGGGTCGCAGGTCTTATCGACAGCCACGAAGAGATCGCCCTTATGTGGCGTGCCCTGAAACATAGCTACATCACCCCCGGGGAAGAAGCCTTCTGGTATCAGATCGATGAAAATGCTGCCTGGAAAAATGTAAAAAGCCAGCTCACCGTACCGGGCAAAAAGGTTCACATGAACCGTACGCTCCTGATGGCCGCTGTCATCACGGCCCTCGTAGCCCTTGCCATCAGCGCCGTTTGGCGTTCCGGTATCTGGCAAAAAGATACCCCTCTGCCACTCGCTACTGCCAACAACCCCGTAGGCACCGTTCCCGGTTTGCAATTACAACTTGCCAACGGTAGCACAGTAGCCCTGCCGTACAACCAGGCCCGTCAGCAAATAACTGCCGGTGACGTTCAGCTGAGTGCCGGCGCCAAACAATTACAATATACAGCCAGTGGAAATATGGGAGAAGGGTTCAATACACTGACCGTTCCCCCCAAAATGGATTATAAACTCGCCCTTTCTGACGGTACAGAAGTATGGCTGAATGCCACCTCCAAACTCCGCTTCCCCTTCGCTTTCAACGGCGATAAAAGGGAAGTATACCTGGAAGGCGAGGGCTACTTCAATGTTGCAAAGAAAGACGGACAGCCTTTTATTGTACACACTGCCCACACAGATATTACCGTACTCGGTACCACGTTCAATGTGAACGCATACAACAAAGACGTAACCACTACCTCCCTGGTAACAGGTAAGGTGCTGACTAAATCCGGCAACGAGGAAGTAACCCTGAAACCCGGCCAGCAGGTAGCATACAATACCAGTAACAAATACAGCGTGGACAACTTTGACGCTGACGAAGTACTGGCTTGGATGCGTGGTCTCTATGTCTTCCACAACACCTCTTTGGAACACATCGCTACTGTAATAGAGCGGTGGTATGGCGTAAAAGTAGTGTTCGACGACCCTTCCCTCGCTGGCAAGAAATTTACCGGTGGACTGGAAAAACTTCAGACCCTTGATTACTTCCTCGAAACACTACAGATCATTGGAGATGTAGATCACTACTACGACAATGACATATTGCACCTGAAATTGAAGAAATAA
- a CDS encoding response regulator transcription factor: MTAPIYKILLLEEDTALIRKIQQLLTLHNYDLITSTTPEEGMYMSRQFKPDLILCGVKLRGGSGYHFLMELRNDPTLQHLPIILISGKESKEDMRMGMNLGADDFLTKPFKSKELLMSIKSRITRFTVFNLQHREKKHTTIVSMPVVAPEIHSKLSKTELRIMQMIAEGLSTKEIAQALNISIKTVENHRHNISKKLNLTGHNSLIKYAIRNLQQQYRILS; the protein is encoded by the coding sequence ATGACAGCACCAATCTATAAAATTTTACTCTTGGAGGAAGACACTGCTTTAATCCGGAAAATCCAGCAGCTGCTAACCCTACACAACTACGATCTGATCACCAGTACAACCCCTGAAGAAGGGATGTACATGAGCCGTCAGTTTAAACCGGACCTCATTTTATGTGGCGTAAAACTGAGAGGTGGCAGTGGTTACCACTTCCTTATGGAATTGCGAAACGACCCCACACTACAGCATTTACCCATTATACTGATCAGTGGCAAAGAAAGTAAGGAAGATATGCGGATGGGAATGAATCTCGGTGCAGATGATTTTCTGACCAAGCCTTTTAAGAGCAAAGAACTGCTCATGAGCATTAAATCGAGGATCACAAGGTTTACGGTTTTCAACCTGCAACATCGGGAGAAAAAGCATACCACAATTGTGTCTATGCCTGTAGTTGCCCCGGAGATACACAGCAAACTGAGTAAAACAGAACTACGCATTATGCAGATGATTGCGGAAGGATTGAGCACTAAAGAAATTGCACAGGCACTCAACATTAGTATCAAGACTGTTGAGAACCACAGGCACAACATTTCAAAAAAGCTAAACCTGACAGGGCATAATTCCCTGATCAAGTACGCCATCCGGAATTTGCAGCAGCAGTACCGGATATTAAGTTAG
- a CDS encoding SGNH/GDSL hydrolase family protein, whose protein sequence is MEQSTTHSARRKFLRNLSLGTLAAAALPEISFAHAHSESAKKITLKKDAVILFQGDSITDAGRKRDQNEANHGGALGTGYAFLAAAALLKQFPDRNLKIYNRGISGNKVYQLAERWDNDCLNLQPDVLSILIGVNDYWHTLTGNYTGTIKTYKDDFTALLDRTKQKLPDVQLIIGEPFAVNHVKAVDDKWFPAFNDYRAAAKEIAGKYNAIFIPYQDIFDKAQQSAPGSYWTGDGVHPSLAGAELMAGSWLNTVK, encoded by the coding sequence ATGGAACAATCCACTACTCACTCAGCCCGGAGAAAGTTTCTTCGCAACCTATCGCTTGGAACCCTGGCCGCCGCTGCTCTTCCTGAAATCTCATTCGCCCATGCACATAGTGAAAGCGCCAAAAAAATCACCCTGAAAAAGGACGCTGTCATCCTGTTCCAGGGCGATTCTATCACCGACGCCGGCCGTAAAAGAGATCAAAATGAAGCAAATCATGGCGGTGCACTCGGCACCGGGTACGCTTTCCTCGCCGCCGCCGCTTTGTTGAAACAATTCCCTGACCGGAACCTGAAAATCTATAACAGGGGCATCAGTGGGAATAAAGTATACCAACTGGCAGAACGCTGGGATAACGACTGCCTCAACCTGCAGCCGGATGTACTCAGCATTCTCATTGGGGTGAATGACTATTGGCATACCCTGACCGGTAACTATACCGGTACCATTAAAACCTATAAGGATGATTTTACTGCCCTCCTGGACCGTACTAAACAAAAATTACCGGATGTACAGCTGATTATCGGGGAGCCTTTCGCTGTGAACCATGTGAAGGCTGTAGATGATAAATGGTTCCCGGCTTTTAATGATTATCGTGCAGCTGCAAAGGAGATAGCAGGGAAGTATAATGCCATCTTTATTCCTTACCAGGATATATTTGATAAGGCACAGCAATCTGCGCCCGGGAGCTACTGGACAGGAGATGGCGTGCACCCCAGCCTGGCAGGTGCAGAGCTGATGGCAGGTAGCTGGTTAAATACCGTTAAATGA
- a CDS encoding succinate dehydrogenase/fumarate reductase iron-sulfur subunit, protein MKLHLKIWRQKDTDSEGKLVDYTVDNINPHMSFLEMLDHLNETLILTGGDPVEFDHDCREGICGQCGVMINGIAHGPVKNITTCQLHMREFKDGENILIEPFRTAAFPVRKDLKVDRRAFDRIISSGGFVSVNTGQAPEANTTRVTHQVAEAAFDAATCIGCGACVATCKNGSAVLFTAAKIAQLSILPQGQEERAARVVNMIQQMDEEGFGHCSNTEACQVECPQGISVLHIARMNYEYNRARLLKK, encoded by the coding sequence ATGAAACTACATCTTAAGATATGGAGACAAAAAGACACTGATTCCGAAGGGAAATTAGTTGACTATACCGTAGACAATATCAATCCACATATGTCCTTCCTGGAAATGTTGGACCACCTGAATGAAACCCTGATCCTGACAGGCGGAGACCCTGTGGAATTTGATCATGATTGTCGTGAAGGGATCTGCGGACAATGCGGCGTGATGATCAACGGCATTGCGCACGGCCCGGTGAAAAATATCACCACCTGCCAGTTGCATATGCGTGAATTTAAAGACGGGGAAAATATTCTTATCGAACCTTTCCGTACAGCAGCCTTCCCGGTAAGAAAGGACCTGAAAGTAGACAGGAGGGCTTTTGATCGTATTATATCTTCCGGGGGATTTGTTTCGGTGAATACCGGGCAGGCACCGGAGGCTAATACAACACGTGTGACTCATCAGGTAGCTGAAGCTGCCTTTGACGCTGCCACCTGCATTGGTTGCGGTGCCTGTGTAGCCACATGTAAGAACGGAAGCGCCGTTCTTTTTACAGCTGCCAAGATCGCACAGTTATCAATCCTGCCGCAAGGGCAGGAAGAACGTGCTGCACGTGTGGTCAATATGATACAACAGATGGATGAGGAAGGTTTCGGGCATTGTTCGAATACGGAAGCCTGCCAGGTTGAATGTCCGCAAGGTATTTCAGTGCTTCATATTGCACGTATGAATTACGAATACAACAGGGCCAGGTTATTGAAAAAATAG